Below is a window of Tolypothrix bouteillei VB521301 DNA.
CGATCTCCAGTTTCGCAAGCCAGCTAGTTTATACGATAGAATAAGGTTTTGAGATATTTGTTGTTAATAATCAAACCAAAAAACGTAGTTAGGTGCATTCATTTTTAAATCAGGCGATCGCATATATTTCTGTTGGTAATACGAGGGCCCCAATTCGGAATCTTACTAGTCCACAAATTGTCAAAATTACTTGCTCATACTTTTTAGGATTTAACCGAAATCTTTCTTGGACAACTCGGAATATTTTTACCGAACGAATTCTGTGTTCAACAAATATTCTTTTGGAGGAAAACTCCTGGTTTTCTTTTTTCTGAGAAATAGTTAACTTTCCATTTCTCGGTGTTTTAATAGGTGTGTCAATTAAATCTTCTCCTTGATATCCTAAATCTCCCTTAAATTTTTGTTTTTGGTCAAAGTTATCACGATTTTCTCGAAACAAAGTTATATCACTTTTCGGTCCAGGTTCGCCAGCTACAACATCAACGATATCCCTTGCATCTGGCAAAATAATCATCTGACTTTTAAATGTATGTTTACTTGCCTTGCCAGAGTAATATTTTTCTTGCTCCTTATTGTCTTTAGGTCTTTCCCTCACTTGTTCATAGCTGTCTACAATTAATTCGTAATCTGTGAGAATTTCTTGAACTACCATCAAATCAGATTCGTTTTTTTTTACTTGTTCAATTAAACTGGATGGCAACAATTCCCTAAGTATTGGCAACCAATAATTAAATGTATCATTTGCTGTAGACTCACTCACTCCAAACTGGATGCCCAAAAGTTGAAAGGTTGTCAGATGCCTGAGATAGACCAAGGTTAAAATTATTTCTTCTTTCATGGATAGTTTGGGTTTACGACCTCCACCACTAGCAATAATTCTCACTTTTGTAGATTCTAATAACTCTTGTTTTTCGTGGTGTAATCTTTCGGCATTTTGAATTAATTGTTGTAACTGTTCGTACTCTAGACCAATTAACCGCTTTGTTTCTTTAGGATTCTCTTCAATATGGTTCAGTATATTGCTCATATTTCTGTGTCAGAAAAGCTCTCTAATGTTCTTATATCACAGAATATAACTATTTTGGAGATGTCTAGTTCACCCACCTGAATACTCAATAACCAAGGCGTTCTATTCCAACAATCACGCGTATTTTGGTCTGCGCCTTGTTCCAGTAATAACTGGATTTGCTCTAAACTCCCAAAAACTATAGCGTGCATTAATTGAGTCCATCCCAGTTGCTCTGGGTTAGCACCCGCATTCAATAGTAATTGGACAGCATCAAATCTCCCAATATGAGCCGCTACTTTAATTGCAGTCTCACCATAGCTACTCATCCCATTCACAGCCGCACCTCTAGAGATAAGTAAATTTAAAATCTCTATGAAATTTTCATCCTGTAAAATATCTCGACCATACATAGCATCAATTAAGACATCATATTCTCCTGGCCTGCGATAGTTAATATCTGCTCCAGCATCCAGAACCAATTGGATTTTCTCTACATTCCCTGACTGCACAGCCAACCCAAGGACAGTATGTTGATATTCTGGTTCAACAGCATTCACATTCGCGCCATGTTGCAACAGAAAGCGAATCATATCGCTAAGAGCGCTAGAACTGCTAAGGGCGTACATTAATGGTGTTTGCTGGGAAAACTCTTCTAAACAATCAATATCAACGCCATTAGCTATCTCATACGCGACTTTGGCGATATCTCCTTCCCGTGCATAAATATGAATTTGCATAATTTTTCCGAGTTAACTCCTGTTATCAAGTTAGGCTTGACTCAAAAAAATTATGCAGATTACACAATTTTTTAGTGCCTCATGATGAACTAACACCCTTTCTCCTGATAAGGGAATTGACCAAGGTGCCGCTACTTAGCTAAAGGGAAAAGCGGAGCTTACTGGTAATATAAGTTACAAGCAACCGCCGCCATCTTCCCCACAAAAACCTTATAGAAGTTAACTAAATATAAACATCTTGGGAATTGGGTAGTCAAGCTTACCTGATGGCAGTTGAGCAAGTCGCTATGAGAGCCAAGATTGAAGGACTGCAACGAGCTATAAATACTTTACTTCAAGGGTCAGCTGATTTGATAGACGAAGCTAAAAAATATAAGCAAGATTAATCACGTTGTTCGTAAAAAATTTTCGCGAACACATCTTTTTTGTCCAAAGTCCAATTCAGTGGATTAACTTGGTTAGACTGGATGGAAGGAACAATCGCATTGTTATACTTGTTGCGGACACAATACAAATAGAAATTTATCCCAACGCAAAGGTAACTGTTCAATGACTAAACTGAATTACAATGCTATATCTGATAACGACTTGCTAAACTACGTTAAACAACATTCCGAAGATAATGAAGCTTTTTACACGTATATTGATAGCAAACGTGCTGCTCAACCCGATCCAAAACCCATGTCAGTAGAAGAAGCCGAAGCTGAATTGCAACGGCGAGTTGGTCAGCCGTTGTAGGGTACAATGCCAACTAAAAGCTTGGTATGGTACAAAAAAACTTCAGGAAATCAATAGCTCTCTCCTCTTACCGCTGCGTACTCTGTGTCTTAGCGGTTCAATAAATGAATTTCAACCGCATAGGAGATTCAGAGCTTAGAGAGAGGGCGATCGCGACTCATTAAAAATTAGATACGGCGGTGTAATACTCACTCAATTCTCATCCAAAATTCTAAAATCTAAAATCACAAAATGCCAGTCAAAATCGAACTATTAAATCGTTACCAACTACGCTTAAAAGACGACGATCTTTTACTGCTACCCGTTATTGAAATTAAACCAACTGATAACTTCAACTTACCCCACATTTCCAGAATTGATATCTCTGTCACTGGAACACCAGAAGATTTAGCACTACAGATACAATCAGCTTATAAAAGTGTCAATTTCAGTACAAGTAAACTTTTAAAACTGACAACTCCACAACGATTAAAGCAAATAGATTGCAGGTGGGATAGACCTTTATCAATGCGTGTCAACTGCATTCTCTTGGTCACTGTGGAATATTTCGATTCTGATGAAGTTGGTAACCCAAAACTGTTTGCCACACAAATTGCCGTGTCTGAATGTAATATATGGACTAGCGCACCAGTTGAAGAAACAGAAACTAAAGTTTCATCTGCACTCATCACACCACCACCTCCAGGACCTTTTTTTAAATCAGAACCAATACCAGAAATGCAAAAGCCAGAAATTTCCTATCCAGGTTGGTTTGCCATAGATTTTGGTACGTCTAATTCTACAATTACGCTGTACGATCCTAAGGTGATTGTGACTCCAGATAGCTTTCCCAGCGAGCAAGAAGCAAGGTTGCGGGAACGCATGGCGTCATGGCTGAACCACCGCCCTGTAGATAATATACCGGGTATTAGTCGGGATGCATGGGAACAAGAATGGCAAAAGTTTTTGACCGAACTGAGTAAAGATTTGAAAGAAATCAATTCTGTGACTCGTCACAATTTGGGAGATCGACTTTTTCGGGGTGTAAACAATATTGATTTGTTGGAAACTATCAGACAAATTGAAATTTGTTTGAGCAAACGTCTGGGTTGGTTTCGCCGTGCAGCAAGCAAACGGTTGAATCAAATCTATCATGAAGTTTTCCGCGTACCTCCGTTAGAATGGCAAAGTTTAATACCAGTAGAATTAGATAAAGATCGCCGTCTGAATGAAATTTCTAGTGAGTTGGAAGTTTCTCATTTGGAACCATCTCTACCAAAAAACGATCGGGCAAAAGTTAAAGTGGTTTTGGGCGAACAAGCCAAGCAGCACCGACTCGATGCGATTAGGAATGGAGAGGATATTGAAGGTAGGTTTTTGCATTCTCCCAAACGTTACTTTGGACAAGAACGTTCTTTTCAAATTACACTGAATGGCAACTCTGAAAGCATTGAAGTCAACAAACTCCTTCAAGCTGCTTATGCTCAACTGATAGAGTTAACTGAGAAGTACCGCCAACGCTATCCCGGTAGATGTTCTGAAGGAAAATTCTATCGCGCTGTCGTAACTTATCCAACGATTGCCTCACCGTTTGTTCGTCGTGAAATTGAAAATTTGGTGAGACAATTGGATATTGAAGATGTGCAAATGGCTTACGATGAAGCTATATCGGTCGCCCTCTTTTTTCTCTGGCGGGAATTTGGTGGCGATCTGAATGTGGGGATTGAGTCATTTAAAACCCGTTGCCGTTACAATGGGGATAAATGGTGGCAAAATGTCCTGGTTTTAGATATTGGTGGCGGAACGACGGATCTGGCATTGATTCGCCTGACGTTGGAAGAAATTAATCCCTTTGAGCCAGGAGAAGATCGGGGTGATGGTGGGAGATATTACAAACTGACTCCTAAATTACTGGGTTCTTCCGGTCATTTGCAATTGGGTGGTGAGTTGATTACTTTGCGATTGTTTTTGTTGTTGAAAGCAGCGATCGCAGACTGTTTGCTAACGGCTGTTGTCCGAGAACGGCTAGACAAGGATGTTTTAAAAGTACAACCAGAAGAGTTAAGCGATTACTTCCTCGATAATGGTAAATACTTACCCGGTAGTTTGTTAGCTTATGTGGATAAAGAAATTCGAGAAGGTGATGCTTATAAAGATGCATTAAATGCAGCAGAAAAAGTAATTCCAACTCGTTGGAAATATGCGTCATCCCGCGCTCAAACTTTTTACACTCTCTGGGAACAAGCAGAGAATGCAAAAATTATACTCGGTCAAAAGCGACAGAAAGATGCTCCCGAACCAGTGTTTGTTGTCAACGGGCAAAAAATCTTTGAGATGCTGCAGCAAAATGATATTCAATTACCAAGTGAGGCGATCGATACCCTCAGTGTAACCCTGACAGTCAAGCAATTTGAAAGAGCCGTCTCTCCTGTCATTCGAGAAGCGATCGGTATTGCTCAAGGTTTAATTGAGAATGCGTTTGGAAGCAAGGTACCTGAGTCTCAAAATTCCCAAAACAACAAAGAGCAAGTTGATTGGTTTATTTTATCAGGAAAAACCTGCAATCTTGAATTGGTCAGTCGAGAACTCTATCAAGTTTTTAGCAAGTCAGATTATTTTGTTTGGAATGACGAGCGAGTTACCTTTGAACCAGAATATACAAAATTGGCGACTTCTGCAGGGGCTTGTTTTGCTGAAAAAATTAGACAACTGGGTTTCTCTCCTAAAGATTCAAAAGAATTGCTGCGTAGAGGCGCAAACCAGCTTTATATAGATGTTAAAAATTTATTTTATTTCCTCCCTTGCTCCTTTAAACGAGAAGTCATTGGAGGAAATTTAGATCCTATTTTCCAAGCAGGTCAAGAACTTTATCAACTCCAAGTGAATGACTCGCTTGCAAGATTTCGCAGTACCTGGCAAGGGATGCAATTAACAAATAATATCATTCGTCAAGATTTTGAGAATATCAAGCCTCAACTTTGGGGAAGCTACAACGGTGAGGCGTTGAGAAGAAAACTAGACATGAGTGAGGAAGATTT
It encodes the following:
- a CDS encoding transposase family protein, which produces MSNILNHIEENPKETKRLIGLEYEQLQQLIQNAERLHHEKQELLESTKVRIIASGGGRKPKLSMKEEIILTLVYLRHLTTFQLLGIQFGVSESTANDTFNYWLPILRELLPSSLIEQVKKNESDLMVVQEILTDYELIVDSYEQVRERPKDNKEQEKYYSGKASKHTFKSQMIILPDARDIVDVVAGEPGPKSDITLFRENRDNFDQKQKFKGDLGYQGEDLIDTPIKTPRNGKLTISQKKENQEFSSKRIFVEHRIRSVKIFRVVQERFRLNPKKYEQVILTICGLVRFRIGALVLPTEIYAIA
- a CDS encoding ankyrin repeat domain-containing protein produces the protein MQIHIYAREGDIAKVAYEIANGVDIDCLEEFSQQTPLMYALSSSSALSDMIRFLLQHGANVNAVEPEYQHTVLGLAVQSGNVEKIQLVLDAGADINYRRPGEYDVLIDAMYGRDILQDENFIEILNLLISRGAAVNGMSSYGETAIKVAAHIGRFDAVQLLLNAGANPEQLGWTQLMHAIVFGSLEQIQLLLEQGADQNTRDCWNRTPWLLSIQVGELDISKIVIFCDIRTLESFSDTEI
- a CDS encoding DUF6888 family protein; its protein translation is MVRLDGRNNRIVILVADTIQIEIYPNAKVTVQ
- a CDS encoding DUF6887 family protein — its product is MTKLNYNAISDNDLLNYVKQHSEDNEAFYTYIDSKRAAQPDPKPMSVEEAEAELQRRVGQPL
- a CDS encoding molecular chaperone, producing MPVKIELLNRYQLRLKDDDLLLLPVIEIKPTDNFNLPHISRIDISVTGTPEDLALQIQSAYKSVNFSTSKLLKLTTPQRLKQIDCRWDRPLSMRVNCILLVTVEYFDSDEVGNPKLFATQIAVSECNIWTSAPVEETETKVSSALITPPPPGPFFKSEPIPEMQKPEISYPGWFAIDFGTSNSTITLYDPKVIVTPDSFPSEQEARLRERMASWLNHRPVDNIPGISRDAWEQEWQKFLTELSKDLKEINSVTRHNLGDRLFRGVNNIDLLETIRQIEICLSKRLGWFRRAASKRLNQIYHEVFRVPPLEWQSLIPVELDKDRRLNEISSELEVSHLEPSLPKNDRAKVKVVLGEQAKQHRLDAIRNGEDIEGRFLHSPKRYFGQERSFQITLNGNSESIEVNKLLQAAYAQLIELTEKYRQRYPGRCSEGKFYRAVVTYPTIASPFVRREIENLVRQLDIEDVQMAYDEAISVALFFLWREFGGDLNVGIESFKTRCRYNGDKWWQNVLVLDIGGGTTDLALIRLTLEEINPFEPGEDRGDGGRYYKLTPKLLGSSGHLQLGGELITLRLFLLLKAAIADCLLTAVVRERLDKDVLKVQPEELSDYFLDNGKYLPGSLLAYVDKEIREGDAYKDALNAAEKVIPTRWKYASSRAQTFYTLWEQAENAKIILGQKRQKDAPEPVFVVNGQKIFEMLQQNDIQLPSEAIDTLSVTLTVKQFERAVSPVIREAIGIAQGLIENAFGSKVPESQNSQNNKEQVDWFILSGKTCNLELVSRELYQVFSKSDYFVWNDERVTFEPEYTKLATSAGACFAEKIRQLGFSPKDSKELLRRGANQLYIDVKNLFYFLPCSFKREVIGGNLDPIFQAGQELYQLQVNDSLARFRSTWQGMQLTNNIIRQDFENIKPQLWGSYNGEALRRKLDMSEEDFKNLIKIQFEINQKLDIDLLLCQSNPHYLIPINLPCLDAAKAISTPTVISDDGQVICDIAVNVAESANALKTDAHTVIFQAQKDYSNDLRVFRYDDGDVQPQGKGLITELPAFPASGKHTFYFQFHNPQSNKWELIGQLPEPEVKTEYPCRYYVSLNEKGILRVHAFEVPYLTSSDPNCLKQEGYVFRDTLQPQPNDVKAERDPFSGEH